Part of the Sulfobacillus acidophilus DSM 10332 genome, CAGGTCTCCGCAACGACTCCCAAGTCATGGGTAATGAGCATGATAGCCGCATGAAATTCGGCTTGCAACTTTTTCATCAGGTCCAAAATTTGGGCTTGAATGGTGACGTCAAGCGCCGTCGTAGGTTCGTCGGCAATCAGGAGTTGCGGGTTACACGAAAGCGCCATCGCAATCATGACCCGCTGCCGCATACCGCCGGACATTTGATGCGGGTATTCTCGGGCACGCCGTTCAGGAGACGGAATCCCGACCAAGCGCAGCATTTCCACCGCCCGATTCCAGGCTTCCCGCTTACTGACGTTCTGGTGCAGAATGACCGCTTCCGCAATTTGGTCACCCACCGTATAAACCGGATTTAACGAGCTCATCGGCTCTTGAAAAATCATGGCAATATCGTTGCCACGGATTTTACGCATTTCATCCGGGGATTTCTTGAGGAGGTTTTCACCACGAAATAAGATTTCGCCCCCGACAATCCGTCCGGGCGGATTCGGCACCAACTGCATAATAGACAGCGACGTGACGCTTTTACCACTCCCGGATTCGCCCACAATGCCCAGCGTTTCCTCTTCATCTAGGTAAAAACTCACGCCGTCGACGGCCGGGATTTCCCCTTCGTCGGTAAAAAAGTGTGTCTTTAAATTCTTAACCTCCAACACCCGGTTTGCCAAGGTGTTCGCTCCTTCCTGGGTTCGAACCATGTAGGCATGATAAAGACCCGGTAGCACTCGTCTGGTTTACCAGGTCCATTATACGGTTGACTAAACCGCTTACACAATGGATGGTGTTACCGTTGGCGTTTGGCCCATTCCGCGTCAGGATTCGCCAACCATTGTAAAAATTCCTGCTCCGTCAATATCGGGATACCGAGTTGTTGCGCCCGTACAAATTTCGAACCGGGCTTTTCGCCCACGACAACCCAATTTGTTTTTTGGGAGACTTGTCCGGTCACCGTTCCCCCCAAGGCAACAATCCGTTCTTCGGCGGCTTTTCGCGACAATTGGCTCAATGTGCCGGTCAATACAAAGGTTTGGCCCGTCCAGGGCCGTTCCGCCCCCTGGTCGATCGGCTCCTCAAAGTTCACGCCCAGCTCCCGGAGTCGATGAATCACCGCTTGGTTATGCGGTTCCCGGAAAAAGGCCAAGATACTTTCCGCCGTCCGTTCACCGACATCCGGCACCGCCAACAACTCCTCGCGGGTGGCCGCCACCACCCGATCCAAATGCCCGAAGTGGCGTGCCAGAACCTGCGCCGCCTTTTCGCCCACAAACCGAATGCCCAATGCGAACAGCAAGCGGGAAAGGGGCCGTTGACGAGACTGGGCGATAGCGTCGAGGAGTTTCTGCGCCGACGTGTGCTGAAAGCGCGGCAAACTTAACAAGTCGTCGAGCGTCAAGGCATAAATATCCGGCACCGACCGAATACGACCGTGCTCAAGCAACAAATCGACCGTCTTTTCCCCCAAACCCTCAATGTCCATGGCCCCCCGGGAGGCAAAATGAATGAGGCGCTCGCGTAATTGCGCAGGGCAGGTCAGTCCGCCGGTACAACGATGGGCGGCCTCATCCGGCAACCGAACCACTTCGGCCCCGCAGGCGGGACAATGACGGGGAAAGCGAAAGGGAACCGTATCGGCGGGACGCAAGGTTCGTTCGACCCGCACCACTTCGGGAATAATTTCACCGGCTTTCCGGACATAGACGTGGTCACCCACGCGTACATCGAGGGTCCGGATAATATCTTCGTTGTGTAACGAGGCTCGGCTGACCCGGGTCCCCGCCAGCCACACCGGTTCGAGCTCGGCCGTCGGCGTCAACACCCCGGTGCGCCCGACCGATAACACAATCGCCTTGACCACGGTTAACGCCTCTTCCGGCGGAAACTTGTACGCCACCGCCCACCGGGGGGCCTTTTGGGTGTTTCCGATACGTTCTTGCCAGTCTATCCGGTCGAGTTTCAACACCAACCCGTCAATATCAAAATCCAGCTCGTCCCGATGGGCTTGCCAATGGGCTACAAAAGCCTCCACCTCCGCCCGGGTTTCACACCGGGTCCAATGCGGTTCGACCGGAAAGCCCCACTCCGCAAGTCGCGTGAGCGCTTCGCTTTGCCGTTCAATCACCGGCCCCTCCGACAACTCGCGGATTTCATAAATCCAGGCGGATAGTCGGCGAGAGCGCGTAATCGCCGGATCCAACTGCCGTAAAGAACCCGCCGCCGCATTGCGCGGATTGGCAAATCGCGGCAGGCCGTCCTCTTCCCGTTTTTGGTTCAGCGTGCGAAACACGGGCAAGGGCATATACACCTCGCCCCGAAACTGCCCGGTAATCGGCACTTTCAAGGTCTGGGGAATGGCCGCGATTTGACGCACATTGGCCGTCACGTCTTCTCCTTGCTCTCCGTTTCCGCGGGTGGCGGCCCGTACCAGCTGACCCTTTTGATAGTCGAGAATGACACTCAATCCGTCGATTTTTAATTCGGCCGTAAAGGCTAAGGCGTCGCCGCCCACCCATTCTTGAAGCCGACGGGAAAAATCGTCAAATTCGTCCAGACTGTGAATGTTGGTCAAACTGAGAACCGGCTTGGTAAAGACGACGGTACTGAATTCGGGAGCCACATCCCCGCCCACCGTTTGCGTCGGCGACGAGGGATCCTGCCACTCGGGAAATTCCGCTTCCAGGCGGGCGAGTTCGTTCACCAGCTGATCATATTCCGCGTCGGTGATTTCCGGTCGGTCTTCCTCATAATAGAGCCGATTATGGCGCCGAATGGTTTCACGTAAGCGCCGAATGTGCTCACGCGCTTCCTCAGACGTCACGCTTCCAGCTCCTCTCGGGTCAGTTGGGCAAATTTGGCTAGAAACGATCGCACCCCACCACCCGGAAACGCGATCGTCACTTCCGTATTCTCCCCTTCACCGCGGACCGCCACGATGGTGCCCCAGCCAAACCGGGGATGACGGACCCGTTCACCTAAGGTCAAATTACTGACCGACGTCCTTTGTCCGACCGCCCGATCGGGCGCCGCCAGCCGCTTGGCCGAAGCGATATACTCCTCGGGAATTTCCTTGAGAAAACGTGACACCGGATTCGCGGCCGTGCGCCCAAGCATGGTACGGGTCTCGGCATAGGTTAAAAACAGTTCTTCCATGGCCCGGGTAATCCCGACATACATGAGCCGCCGCTCTTCCTCGACCGTTCCCTCTTCCAGCGACCGACTATGGGGAAAGACGCCTTCTTCTAACCCGGCCAAAATCACCAACGGGAATTCCAGCCCTTTCGCGCTGTGTACCGTCATCAACCAAACGCCGCCACCATCTTCATTGGTTTCGTCCCAGTCGGATACCAATGCAATCCAACCGAGAAACTCACCTAAATCGGACGTGGTTTGTTCGTCCTCGAACCGTTTGGCTTCCGACATCAACTCCCCGATATTTTCCAGCCGATCCTCCGCCTCCCGGGTTTTTTCCGCCCGCAGCGCATTCATCATCCCGCTCTCTTCCGCCACGCGACGCACCTGGTCGGCCAACCCGAGTTGCCTCAACCCTTGGCGCCAGTTCTCAATCAAATCGGCCAGTTCGGAGGCCGCCCGCCGGGCCTGGGCCGACAAATCACCAATTTCTTGCGCCCGCGCCAACGCTTCGACCAACGAGATGCCTTCCGCCTGGGCAAACTCCCGTAGCCGACGCTGGGCCACATCGCCGAGTCCCCGCCGGGGAAAATTAATAATGCGTAAAAGAGACATATCGTCTTGCGGATTAAATACGACCCGCAAGTAGGCTAAGACATCTTTAACCTCTTTCCGTTCGAAAAAGCGCTTACCCCCCACTAAGCGGTAGGTTATTCCAGCCCGGGCCATCGCCATTTCAAAGGCCCGCGATTGCGCGTTGGTCCGGAACAAAATCGCGCATTCCGATAATTTGCGCCCGCGCCGCACCGCTTCGTGCAAGACTTCCGCGGCGTACCAGGCTTCGCTTTCCTCATCCGGCGCGCGATAGACGCGAATTTTTTGGCCTTCCCCTTTTTGCGTCCATAACTGTTTGCCGAGCCGCTCCTGGTTATTCGCCACAACGGCGTTCGCCGCATTTAAAATCACGGCCGTGGACCGGTAGTTCTCCTCCAGGCGGATAATTTTCGCACCCGGAAAATCTCGTTGAAACTCTAAAATGTTGCGCATATCGGCGCCCCGCCAACCATAAATCGCTTGGTCGTCATCGCCGACCGCACAAATATTGCCCTC contains:
- a CDS encoding UvrD/REP helicase (PFAM: UvrD/REP helicase~TIGRFAM: ATP-dependent DNA helicase PcrA~COGs: COG0210 Superfamily I DNA and RNA helicase~InterPro IPR000212~KEGG: pth:PTH_2529 superfamily I DNA/RNA helicase~PFAM: DNA helicase, UvrD/REP type~SPTR: Superfamily I DNA and RNA helicases), with the protein product MSLLDALNGPQREACSTVDGPLLVLAGAGSGKTRTLTYRIAYLIQETGVFPSQILAFTFTNKAAREMKTRIDALVGPDSRFMWVGTFHAVAVRILRENIHRLGYDNQFVVYDTDDTKALMKDIVRELNWDEKEWPAGLLLNAISRAKNKFQGPGQLEDTSYFGRRVDDAYRLYQTRLKNLNAVDFDDLIFLTVKLFDEFPEVQQHYRQRFRHVLVDEYQDTNLAQYRLVRHLVGPEGNICAVGDDDQAIYGWRGADMRNILEFQRDFPGAKIIRLEENYRSTAVILNAANAVVANNQERLGKQLWTQKGEGQKIRVYRAPDEESEAWYAAEVLHEAVRRGRKLSECAILFRTNAQSRAFEMAMARAGITYRLVGGKRFFERKEVKDVLAYLRVVFNPQDDMSLLRIINFPRRGLGDVAQRRLREFAQAEGISLVEALARAQEIGDLSAQARRAASELADLIENWRQGLRQLGLADQVRRVAEESGMMNALRAEKTREAEDRLENIGELMSEAKRFEDEQTTSDLGEFLGWIALVSDWDETNEDGGGVWLMTVHSAKGLEFPLVILAGLEEGVFPHSRSLEEGTVEEERRLMYVGITRAMEELFLTYAETRTMLGRTAANPVSRFLKEIPEEYIASAKRLAAPDRAVGQRTSVSNLTLGERVRHPRFGWGTIVAVRGEGENTEVTIAFPGGGVRSFLAKFAQLTREELEA
- a CDS encoding oligopeptide/dipeptide ABC transporter, ATPase subunit (PFAM: ABC transporter; Oligopeptide/dipeptide transporter, C-terminal region~TIGRFAM: oligopeptide/dipeptide ABC transporter, ATP-binding protein, C-terminal domain~COGs: COG0444 ABC-type dipeptide/oligopeptide/nickel transport system ATPase component~InterPro IPR003439:IPR013563:IPR010066:IPR003593~KEGG: sth:STH2824 oligopeptide ABC transporter ATP-binding protein~PFAM: ABC transporter-like; Oligopeptide/dipeptide ABC transporter, C-terminal~PRIAM: Nickel-transporting ATPase~SMART: ATPase, AAA+ type, core~SPTR: Oligopeptide ABC transporter ATP-binding protein;~TIGRFAM: Oligopeptide/dipeptide ABC transporter, ATP-binding protein, C-terminal) → MANRVLEVKNLKTHFFTDEGEIPAVDGVSFYLDEEETLGIVGESGSGKSVTSLSIMQLVPNPPGRIVGGEILFRGENLLKKSPDEMRKIRGNDIAMIFQEPMSSLNPVYTVGDQIAEAVILHQNVSKREAWNRAVEMLRLVGIPSPERRAREYPHQMSGGMRQRVMIAMALSCNPQLLIADEPTTALDVTIQAQILDLMKKLQAEFHAAIMLITHDLGVVAETCDRVAVMYAGKVVEEGTTKDLFREPLHPYTQGLLASIPRVDEPRTEKLHVIEGTVPNLLHLPQGCAFAPRCPQAMDICRRETPVLADVGDGRKVSCWLHVEGKGKEVAS
- a CDS encoding DNA ligase (PFAM: NAD-dependent DNA ligase OB-fold domain; NAD-dependent DNA ligase adenylation domain; NAD-dependent DNA ligase C4 zinc finger domain; BRCA1 C Terminus (BRCT) domain; Helix-hairpin-helix motif~TIGRFAM: DNA ligase, NAD-dependent~COGs: COG0272 NAD-dependent DNA ligase (contains BRCT domain type II)~HAMAP: DNA ligase~InterProIPR013839:IPR004150:IPR004149:IPR000445:IPR 001357:IPR001679:IPR013840:IPR003583~KEGG: bbe:BBR47_06860 NAD-dependent DNA ligase~PFAM: NAD-dependent DNA ligase, adenylation; NAD-dependent DNA ligase, OB-fold; Zinc-finger, NAD-dependent DNA ligase C4-type; Helix-hairpin-helix motif; BRCT~PRIAM: DNA ligase (NAD(+))~SMART: NAD-dependent DNA ligase, N-terminal; Helix-hairpin-helix DNA-binding motif, class 1; BRCT~SPTR: DNA ligase;~TIGRFAM: NAD-dependent DNA ligase), with amino-acid sequence MTSEEAREHIRRLRETIRRHNRLYYEEDRPEITDAEYDQLVNELARLEAEFPEWQDPSSPTQTVGGDVAPEFSTVVFTKPVLSLTNIHSLDEFDDFSRRLQEWVGGDALAFTAELKIDGLSVILDYQKGQLVRAATRGNGEQGEDVTANVRQIAAIPQTLKVPITGQFRGEVYMPLPVFRTLNQKREEDGLPRFANPRNAAAGSLRQLDPAITRSRRLSAWIYEIRELSEGPVIERQSEALTRLAEWGFPVEPHWTRCETRAEVEAFVAHWQAHRDELDFDIDGLVLKLDRIDWQERIGNTQKAPRWAVAYKFPPEEALTVVKAIVLSVGRTGVLTPTAELEPVWLAGTRVSRASLHNEDIIRTLDVRVGDHVYVRKAGEIIPEVVRVERTLRPADTVPFRFPRHCPACGAEVVRLPDEAAHRCTGGLTCPAQLRERLIHFASRGAMDIEGLGEKTVDLLLEHGRIRSVPDIYALTLDDLLSLPRFQHTSAQKLLDAIAQSRQRPLSRLLFALGIRFVGEKAAQVLARHFGHLDRVVAATREELLAVPDVGERTAESILAFFREPHNQAVIHRLRELGVNFEEPIDQGAERPWTGQTFVLTGTLSQLSRKAAEERIVALGGTVTGQVSQKTNWVVVGEKPGSKFVRAQQLGIPILTEQEFLQWLANPDAEWAKRQR